In Flavobacterium sp. N1736, the following are encoded in one genomic region:
- a CDS encoding LysR substrate-binding domain-containing protein has protein sequence MEIYQLEYFIKTAEVLHFTKAAELCFVTQSGLSQQIKKLEEELGMPLFVRIGKKVQLTEAGSVFLIHAKQIIENVQSGKQAIDDLNQMIGGELRIGVTYIFGLLVLPVVNLFAKTYPNLKIVVEYGTTEPLEQKLLNNELDLVLVISSNEIELPFQKVPLFRSKLVLAVSKEHPLAALDKISFKKIESLPLILPVKGFNSREFLDELFLKNNMKPKVSIELNAVHALLRLVGDSDYWATIVTEKALQGWNNIKAINITGVVTQRDSFMLTIDGAYQKKAVKLFMEEFRKSM, from the coding sequence ATGGAGATTTATCAATTAGAATATTTTATTAAAACAGCTGAAGTTCTTCATTTTACAAAAGCTGCAGAATTGTGTTTTGTGACGCAATCCGGTTTATCTCAGCAAATAAAAAAACTGGAAGAAGAACTGGGAATGCCTTTGTTTGTGCGAATTGGAAAGAAAGTACAGCTTACAGAAGCAGGTTCTGTTTTCCTGATTCATGCCAAGCAAATTATAGAAAATGTTCAAAGCGGTAAACAGGCAATCGACGATTTAAACCAAATGATTGGCGGCGAATTGCGAATTGGCGTAACCTATATTTTTGGACTTTTGGTTTTACCGGTTGTGAATTTGTTTGCCAAAACGTATCCAAATTTAAAAATTGTCGTAGAATATGGCACGACTGAACCTTTGGAACAAAAACTATTAAACAATGAATTAGATTTGGTTTTGGTGATTTCTTCTAACGAAATTGAACTTCCTTTTCAAAAAGTACCATTGTTTAGGTCAAAGCTGGTTTTGGCGGTTTCAAAAGAGCATCCGTTGGCAGCTTTGGATAAAATTTCTTTTAAAAAAATAGAAAGTCTTCCACTTATTTTACCCGTAAAAGGATTTAATTCAAGAGAGTTTCTGGATGAATTGTTTTTGAAAAATAACATGAAACCAAAAGTTTCAATTGAATTAAACGCGGTTCATGCTTTATTGCGATTAGTTGGCGACAGCGATTATTGGGCTACAATTGTAACAGAGAAGGCTTTACAAGGCTGGAATAATATAAAAGCGATCAACATTACAGGAGTTGTTACCCAAAGAGATTCATTTATGTTAACGATAGATGGTGCGTATCAAAAAAAAGCAGTAAAGCTGTTTATGGAAGAATTTAGAAAAAGCATGTAA
- a CDS encoding TatD family hydrolase, whose translation MNSTPIITDTHTHLYSEEFDQDRDEMMQRAINAGVTRFFIPAIDAAATQSMYDLEQNYPDYVFLMMGLHPTYVKDNYEEELQHVENELAKRKFYAVGEIGIDLYWDKTHLKEQQIAFRRQIQLAKQYKLPIVIHCREAFDEIFEILEEEKSDDLFGIFHCFSGTHEQALQAISYNMKLGIGGVVTFKNGKIDQFLNQIDLKHIVLETDSPYLAPIPYRGKRNESSYLVHVLTKLSYIYTISEEEIAAITTQNSKDVFGI comes from the coding sequence TTGAATTCAACACCAATTATTACCGATACGCACACTCATTTATATTCTGAAGAATTTGATCAGGATCGCGACGAAATGATGCAAAGAGCCATAAACGCAGGAGTTACGCGTTTTTTTATTCCGGCAATCGATGCAGCTGCAACGCAATCTATGTACGATTTAGAGCAAAATTATCCTGATTATGTGTTTTTAATGATGGGTTTGCATCCCACTTACGTGAAAGATAATTACGAAGAGGAGTTGCAACATGTTGAAAATGAATTGGCAAAAAGAAAATTCTACGCTGTTGGCGAAATCGGAATTGATTTGTATTGGGATAAAACGCACTTAAAAGAACAGCAAATTGCTTTTAGGAGACAAATTCAATTAGCAAAACAATATAAGTTACCAATCGTAATTCATTGCAGAGAAGCTTTTGATGAGATTTTTGAAATTTTGGAAGAAGAAAAATCAGATGATTTATTTGGAATTTTTCATTGTTTTAGCGGAACTCACGAACAAGCTTTACAAGCGATTTCATACAATATGAAACTTGGAATTGGCGGAGTCGTAACTTTTAAAAACGGAAAAATCGACCAATTCTTAAATCAAATCGATTTAAAACATATAGTTCTCGAAACCGATTCGCCTTATTTAGCACCAATTCCGTATCGTGGAAAAAGAAATGAAAGCAGTTATTTGGTCCATGTTTTGACAAAATTATCTTATATTTATACTATATCTGAAGAAGAAATTGCAGCAATTACGACCCAAAACTCAAAAGACGTTTTTGGTATTTAA
- a CDS encoding helix-turn-helix domain-containing protein, whose product MQVSPSKELSPYIKHYLFLDNKETAIQKLRLFSDGNTGIVFSLKSKLIAEINNNKAKNYLPNSFLYGQLDSFRDIYYESEISLIIVVFHPNGIYQLLGIPANEFKDSIIPIDAIFGQNGLAFEEKLSEQNNEGKMELLNHFFRNLIAEKTPSNQLIINSSIDFIMSNKGHFSVAQLVKYTGYTERHLERKFKESIGLNPKKFANVVRLHHFLKLLKDKDVDTNLTTICYDAGFSDQSHLIKEFRKHTGISPKEYLYNTGKLTNNLLKTLIPATT is encoded by the coding sequence ATGCAAGTTTCACCTTCAAAAGAATTATCGCCTTATATCAAACATTATCTGTTTCTGGATAATAAGGAAACAGCTATTCAAAAACTTCGCTTGTTTTCTGATGGTAATACCGGTATTGTATTTTCTTTAAAAAGTAAACTTATTGCTGAAATTAATAACAATAAAGCAAAAAATTATCTTCCCAATTCCTTTTTATACGGGCAGCTTGATAGTTTTAGAGATATTTATTATGAAAGTGAAATTTCTTTAATAATTGTCGTTTTTCATCCGAATGGAATATATCAGTTATTAGGAATTCCTGCTAATGAATTTAAGGATTCTATCATTCCTATTGATGCTATATTTGGTCAAAATGGTTTGGCATTTGAAGAAAAATTGTCCGAACAAAATAATGAGGGGAAGATGGAGCTTTTAAACCATTTCTTCAGGAATTTAATTGCTGAAAAAACGCCATCAAACCAATTGATTATCAACAGTTCGATAGATTTCATAATGTCAAATAAAGGACATTTTTCTGTCGCACAATTGGTTAAATATACCGGTTATACCGAAAGGCATCTTGAAAGAAAATTTAAAGAATCTATTGGGTTAAACCCGAAAAAATTTGCCAACGTTGTAAGGCTACATCATTTTCTAAAACTATTAAAAGACAAAGATGTTGATACCAATTTAACCACGATTTGTTACGATGCCGGATTTTCAGATCAATCACATCTTATAAAAGAATTTAGAAAACATACGGGAATTTCTCCAAAAGAATATTTGTACAATACCGGAAAACTAACTAATAATCTTCTAAAAACACTTATTCCGGCAACAACTTAA
- a CDS encoding MFS transporter produces the protein MFKALKSKNFKLFFYGQSVSVIGTWLQKTAVSWMVYSVTGSVFLLGLATFLSMIPSLFLAPLAGSIIGRYDRHKAMILLQSLAMLQAGALALLIYLKIYNINFILALSLFQGIINSFDMTCRQTMMIDIVDDKEDLSNAVALNSTLNNFARIAGPALAGIILNQYGEDICFIGNFLSYIPVLVSLLMMKITPHIKATDKFKMLEDFIEGLDYVKKETEMAKMLLMLMCSSLFVISFNTLMPVFAKDIFSGNAQTFSWFESAAGIGSILSAIYLANLKKSDNMNKIMIAASLLLGFSIIILAYSNSLTVALICMALSGVGMMAQTSSINIYIQTQSAVNMRSRSISYYLMAYQGMIPVGSLIIGYVSHIIGTRNTVAIQGIICIISVIVYVYYKNRSAEEEDLETCPVRYKN, from the coding sequence ATGTTTAAAGCGCTAAAATCAAAAAACTTCAAGTTATTCTTTTACGGACAATCTGTTTCGGTAATTGGAACGTGGCTTCAAAAAACGGCTGTAAGCTGGATGGTTTACAGTGTTACCGGATCTGTTTTTTTATTAGGGTTAGCCACTTTTTTAAGTATGATTCCGTCTTTGTTTCTAGCCCCTTTGGCCGGAAGCATCATTGGGCGTTACGACAGGCACAAAGCCATGATTTTATTACAGTCTCTGGCAATGCTTCAGGCTGGAGCATTGGCTTTGCTTATCTATTTAAAAATTTACAATATCAATTTTATTCTGGCTTTAAGTCTTTTTCAGGGAATTATAAACTCGTTTGATATGACATGCCGACAAACGATGATGATTGATATTGTCGATGATAAAGAAGATTTATCAAATGCAGTTGCCTTAAACTCAACTCTGAATAATTTTGCTCGAATTGCGGGTCCTGCTTTAGCCGGAATTATTTTGAATCAATATGGCGAAGACATTTGTTTTATTGGAAATTTCCTGAGTTATATTCCGGTTTTGGTTTCTTTATTAATGATGAAAATAACGCCACATATTAAAGCAACCGATAAATTTAAAATGCTGGAAGATTTTATTGAAGGTTTAGATTATGTTAAAAAAGAAACCGAAATGGCAAAAATGCTTTTAATGTTAATGTGCAGCAGTTTGTTTGTGATTTCTTTTAACACTTTGATGCCGGTTTTTGCAAAAGATATTTTTAGCGGAAACGCGCAAACTTTCAGTTGGTTTGAAAGCGCAGCGGGTATTGGTTCTATTTTATCAGCTATTTATCTGGCGAATCTTAAAAAATCTGATAATATGAACAAAATAATGATCGCTGCAAGCTTATTATTAGGCTTTAGCATTATTATACTTGCGTACTCAAATAGTTTAACCGTGGCGCTTATTTGCATGGCGCTGAGCGGCGTAGGAATGATGGCGCAAACCTCATCGATAAATATTTACATTCAAACGCAAAGTGCAGTCAATATGCGTTCACGAAGTATTAGTTATTATTTAATGGCATATCAGGGAATGATTCCTGTGGGAAGTTTGATAATTGGATACGTTTCACATATAATCGGAACACGAAATACCGTTGCCATTCAGGGAATAATCTGTATTATTTCGGTAATTGTATATGTGTATTATAAAAACCGTAGTGCCGAAGAAGAAGATTTGGAAACTTGTCCGGTTCGTTACAAAAATTGA
- a CDS encoding 1-acyl-sn-glycerol-3-phosphate acyltransferase has product MQRFDAIRPFYDSEINEALHDVVNHPMMKTMMNFTFPEVDDEVWKEQLKKTHSIRDFQCNFIYNTIQKVLEKSSEGLTTSGFDKLEKNTSYLFISNHRDILLDTTLLNVCLFEHGLVMTASAIGDNLVKKAFLSTLAKLNRNFLVLRGLTPREMLQSSKLLAEYMGQLLLRENRSVWIAQREGRTKDGNDETNPGVLKMIGMGSDEANLMDYFKKLKIVPVSISYEYDPTDVLKMPQLMAEANNEVYIKDKNEDFMTILSGIMGTKKRIHISVGDVLDNEIDQIVAENDNSNKQVQALAQVIDDSILRNYQLWPTNFIAYDILNETDKFSHLYKENEKSLFERRLEMRIGSDNPVTRQGFLSMYANPVVNKLKYQDVI; this is encoded by the coding sequence ATGCAGAGATTTGATGCCATTCGACCGTTTTATGATTCTGAAATAAATGAAGCACTTCATGATGTTGTTAATCATCCGATGATGAAAACCATGATGAACTTTACCTTTCCGGAAGTAGATGATGAGGTTTGGAAAGAGCAGCTTAAAAAAACACATTCTATTCGTGATTTTCAATGCAACTTTATTTATAATACAATACAAAAGGTTCTTGAAAAAAGTTCTGAAGGACTTACAACTTCGGGATTTGATAAACTGGAAAAAAACACCTCTTACTTATTTATTTCTAATCATAGAGATATTCTTTTAGATACAACCTTATTAAATGTTTGCCTTTTCGAACATGGTTTGGTAATGACCGCATCTGCAATTGGCGATAATTTGGTTAAAAAAGCATTTTTAAGCACTTTGGCAAAACTAAACAGAAACTTTTTGGTTTTAAGAGGTTTAACGCCAAGAGAAATGCTGCAAAGTTCTAAATTGCTGGCAGAATATATGGGACAATTATTGCTTCGTGAAAATCGTTCGGTTTGGATTGCTCAAAGAGAAGGGCGTACCAAAGACGGAAACGACGAAACAAATCCGGGCGTTTTAAAAATGATCGGAATGGGTTCTGACGAAGCCAATTTGATGGATTATTTTAAGAAATTAAAAATCGTTCCCGTTTCTATTTCATACGAATACGATCCTACAGATGTTTTAAAAATGCCACAATTAATGGCAGAAGCAAATAATGAAGTTTATATTAAAGATAAAAACGAGGATTTCATGACCATTTTAAGTGGTATTATGGGAACCAAAAAAAGAATACATATTTCTGTTGGCGATGTTCTGGATAATGAAATTGATCAGATTGTTGCCGAAAATGACAATTCAAACAAACAAGTTCAGGCATTGGCACAAGTTATTGATGATTCTATTTTGAGAAATTATCAATTGTGGCCAACTAATTTTATTGCTTACGATATTTTAAACGAAACAGATAAATTCTCTCATTTGTATAAAGAGAATGAAAAATCGCTTTTTGAGCGTCGTTTAGAAATGAGAATCGGAAGTGATAATCCGGTTACAAGACAAGGATTTTTATCAATGTATGCAAATCCTGTAGTCAATAAATTAAAATATCAGGATGTCATCTAA
- a CDS encoding tetratricopeptide repeat protein: MNEERYIAFDQYLQDEMTAEEKSVFEKQLAEDHEFASEFETFKTIHLQLETKFGYEQEREAFKENVLKASDKHFNQHKTKVIPLRPWYYGVAASVVVLIGLFFYNASQKPSFEDFNHPEQATFTERGNVDVQLKQAEKAFNLKEYAKAIALFESSLKEKNTPEIQYFYGVSLLQKSEIKKAEVVFNELKSGTSVYKDKATWNLALIKLKQKKYKACKEILLTIPDDYEDYVEVQILLKELE, encoded by the coding sequence ATGAACGAGGAACGTTACATAGCATTCGATCAATATCTTCAGGATGAAATGACTGCTGAAGAAAAAAGTGTTTTTGAAAAACAATTAGCCGAAGATCATGAATTTGCGTCAGAATTTGAGACTTTTAAAACGATCCATCTTCAATTAGAGACTAAATTTGGATATGAACAGGAAAGAGAAGCTTTTAAAGAAAATGTATTGAAAGCGTCAGATAAACATTTCAATCAGCATAAAACAAAAGTAATACCGCTAAGACCTTGGTATTATGGTGTTGCGGCATCAGTAGTTGTTTTAATTGGATTGTTCTTTTATAATGCCAGTCAAAAACCATCTTTTGAAGATTTTAATCATCCCGAACAAGCAACTTTTACAGAAAGAGGTAATGTTGACGTACAATTAAAACAGGCAGAAAAAGCTTTTAATTTAAAAGAATATGCAAAGGCAATTGCGCTTTTTGAATCTTCTTTAAAAGAAAAAAACACACCCGAAATTCAATATTTTTATGGCGTTTCATTATTGCAAAAAAGTGAAATTAAAAAAGCCGAAGTTGTTTTTAACGAGTTAAAATCAGGAACTTCTGTTTATAAAGATAAAGCAACATGGAATTTGGCATTAATTAAACTGAAACAAAAAAAATACAAAGCCTGCAAAGAAATCTTACTTACGATTCCTGACGATTATGAGGATTATGTTGAGGTTCAGATTTTGTTGAAGGAATTGGAATAA
- a CDS encoding asparaginase: MSSKAKILLVYTGGTIGMSKDFATGALKAFNFGKLLQNIPEIKQLDCEIETVSFENPIDSSNMNPEMWTKIAEIIEKNYLAYDGFVVLHGSDTMSYSASALSFMLENLAKPVIFTGSQLPIGDLRTDAKENLITAIQIASLQENGAPVIKEVCLYFEYKLYRGNRTSKVNAEHFKAFTAPNYPELVESGVHLKLNSHLFLPVKKNAKLIVHKKLDNHVAIIKMFPGMSEIVLSSILEIKDLKGIVLETYGSGNAPTEDWFLNLIQKAIQSGLHIVNVTQCSGGSVNMGQYETSTKLKSLGVISGKDITTEAAITKLMYLLGHNIAKEDFKDIFETALRGEISL; this comes from the coding sequence ATGTCATCTAAAGCTAAAATACTTTTAGTTTATACCGGAGGAACTATCGGTATGAGCAAAGATTTTGCGACGGGCGCTCTCAAAGCGTTCAACTTTGGAAAACTATTGCAGAATATTCCTGAAATCAAACAATTAGATTGCGAAATCGAAACGGTTTCATTCGAAAATCCAATAGATTCATCCAACATGAATCCTGAAATGTGGACAAAAATTGCTGAAATTATCGAAAAAAATTACCTTGCTTATGACGGTTTTGTGGTATTGCATGGTTCAGATACTATGTCGTATTCAGCATCTGCATTGAGTTTTATGTTAGAGAATTTAGCAAAACCAGTGATATTTACAGGTTCGCAATTGCCAATTGGTGATCTTCGTACCGATGCTAAAGAAAACCTGATAACGGCGATTCAAATTGCTTCTCTACAAGAAAACGGAGCGCCTGTTATTAAAGAAGTTTGTTTGTATTTTGAGTATAAATTGTACCGTGGAAATCGAACTTCAAAAGTAAATGCAGAACACTTTAAAGCTTTTACAGCACCAAATTATCCTGAATTGGTAGAATCAGGAGTTCATCTTAAATTAAACTCACATTTATTTCTTCCTGTAAAGAAAAATGCAAAATTAATTGTCCATAAAAAATTAGACAATCATGTTGCAATTATAAAAATGTTTCCCGGAATGAGCGAAATTGTTTTGTCTTCGATTCTGGAAATTAAGGATTTAAAAGGAATTGTTCTGGAAACCTACGGCTCAGGAAATGCCCCAACCGAAGATTGGTTTTTAAACTTAATTCAAAAAGCCATTCAGTCCGGACTTCATATCGTAAATGTTACACAATGTTCAGGAGGAAGTGTGAATATGGGACAATATGAAACGAGTACAAAACTAAAATCTCTTGGCGTTATTTCCGGAAAAGATATCACTACAGAAGCCGCAATTACAAAATTAATGTATTTGCTGGGTCATAATATTGCAAAAGAAGATTTTAAAGATATTTTTGAAACTGCTTTACGCGGAGAAATTTCGCTTTAA
- a CDS encoding S41 family peptidase, with translation MKKITVFFLLVFSQITFCQAKITETEKLAATCKVWGFLKYYHPKAASGALNWDQQLLDILPKIDKAETKAEFSLIIENWIDNLGPIKEIAPIVIPKDVELFDENFDLSWFNNKLFSKKLSKKLKFIEENRFQSNEEFGPDFDGFKNLKNYFDLDYNNKGSRLLMLFTYWNVIEYYFPYKYVMDQKWDTTLNKILPEVIEAKSEKDFYIALRKAATKLNDSHVEFILYESLSKKGANSFHYFPATGKIIDEKLVVTEILGDSLAEADNIKTGTVITKINGKTIKEFAVENRDVICASNEPKYLDKMTLPFLKSDSENVEVEFLKDGKYETKAMKWFDYHDSHRNEFKKGAIKKKDKFKLLDNNIGYVNMGEIKNKHIPDMIETLKSTKAIVFDMRNYPLGTWKEISNFLNPHEKMFCVYTMPYLNYPGRYAWTEGRKCGFENKNNYKGKVIVLLNEDSISQSEWTAMCFQTAGNTTIIGSQTAGADGNAFEFDFKGFHTIFTAMGVYYPDRRKTQRIGIVPDIEVKPTIKGIQEGKDEVLDRALAFIETGK, from the coding sequence ATGAAAAAAATTACCGTCTTTTTTCTCTTAGTTTTTTCACAAATTACCTTTTGCCAAGCCAAAATTACCGAAACCGAAAAACTTGCGGCAACCTGCAAAGTTTGGGGTTTCTTAAAATATTATCATCCCAAAGCTGCCAGTGGCGCATTAAATTGGGACCAGCAACTTCTCGATATTTTACCTAAAATAGATAAAGCCGAAACTAAGGCAGAATTTTCATTAATTATCGAAAATTGGATTGATAATCTTGGTCCAATAAAAGAAATTGCGCCAATTGTAATTCCAAAAGATGTTGAATTATTTGATGAAAACTTCGATTTAAGCTGGTTTAATAATAAGTTGTTTTCGAAAAAGCTTTCGAAAAAATTAAAATTTATTGAAGAAAACAGGTTTCAGAGCAATGAAGAATTTGGACCGGATTTTGACGGTTTTAAAAATTTGAAAAACTATTTCGATCTTGATTATAATAACAAAGGTTCCAGACTTTTAATGTTGTTTACCTATTGGAATGTGATAGAATATTATTTTCCGTATAAATATGTAATGGATCAAAAATGGGATACAACCTTAAATAAAATACTGCCTGAAGTTATTGAAGCAAAGAGCGAAAAAGATTTTTATATAGCATTAAGAAAAGCAGCTACTAAACTTAATGACAGTCATGTTGAATTTATATTATACGAATCTTTAAGTAAAAAGGGAGCTAATTCATTTCATTATTTTCCGGCTACAGGTAAAATAATCGATGAAAAATTGGTTGTTACAGAGATTTTAGGCGATAGTCTGGCAGAAGCTGATAATATAAAAACAGGAACTGTAATTACTAAAATAAATGGCAAAACAATAAAAGAATTTGCTGTAGAGAATCGGGATGTAATTTGTGCCTCAAACGAACCTAAATATCTGGATAAAATGACTTTGCCATTTTTAAAAAGCGACTCTGAAAATGTCGAAGTTGAGTTTTTAAAAGACGGAAAGTACGAAACAAAAGCCATGAAATGGTTTGATTATCATGACTCTCATAGAAATGAATTTAAAAAGGGAGCCATTAAAAAAAAGGATAAATTCAAACTTCTGGACAATAATATAGGTTATGTTAATATGGGCGAAATAAAGAACAAGCATATTCCTGATATGATAGAAACCTTAAAATCTACAAAAGCGATTGTTTTTGATATGAGAAATTATCCGCTAGGCACCTGGAAAGAGATTTCGAATTTCTTAAATCCTCACGAAAAAATGTTTTGCGTTTATACCATGCCGTATCTAAATTATCCCGGACGATATGCATGGACGGAAGGAAGGAAGTGCGGATTTGAAAATAAAAATAATTATAAAGGAAAAGTGATCGTATTGCTAAATGAAGATTCTATAAGCCAGTCAGAATGGACTGCAATGTGTTTTCAAACAGCAGGAAACACTACAATAATAGGAAGTCAAACGGCAGGGGCAGATGGAAACGCGTTTGAATTTGATTTTAAAGGATTTCATACCATATTTACAGCAATGGGAGTATATTATCCGGACAGACGCAAAACCCAGAGAATTGGGATTGTACCAGACATTGAAGTTAAACCAACCATAAAAGGAATTCAGGAAGGAAAAGATGAGGTTTTAGATCGTGCTTTAGCGTTTATTGAAACCGGTAAATAA
- a CDS encoding SGNH/GDSL hydrolase family protein, which translates to MKPQFKQIVTVIISIFLLSCSSDETTSDNSAPSQPPTSITIAPKIKYLALGDSYTIGQSVCETCRFPEQLSSSLRAIYPQTSFSLKIIAKTGWTTTNLISAINDENPSSDYDLVTLLIGVNNQYQGRSFSIYEQEFPELVTKAIALAKGDKKNVIVLSIPDYAFTPFGTIFGGTTKISTEIAQYNAFAENYCKTNGVVFVSITDITKRGIQSPSLVAGDGLHPSNEAYGLFVERILPQVKVALQD; encoded by the coding sequence ATGAAGCCACAATTCAAGCAAATAGTTACCGTTATAATTTCAATTTTTCTTTTAAGCTGCAGTTCTGATGAAACAACATCAGATAATTCTGCGCCTTCTCAACCTCCAACATCAATAACTATTGCGCCTAAAATCAAATATTTAGCATTGGGCGATAGTTACACCATTGGTCAAAGCGTTTGCGAAACCTGTCGTTTTCCGGAACAGCTTAGTTCGAGTTTAAGAGCAATTTATCCGCAAACAAGCTTTTCATTAAAGATAATTGCAAAAACAGGATGGACAACTACCAATTTGATTTCGGCAATAAATGACGAAAATCCAAGCTCAGATTATGATTTGGTTACTTTATTAATTGGAGTAAATAATCAATATCAAGGCAGAAGTTTTTCTATTTATGAACAAGAATTTCCTGAGTTAGTTACTAAGGCAATTGCTTTGGCAAAAGGCGATAAAAAAAATGTAATTGTACTTTCAATTCCTGATTATGCTTTTACTCCTTTTGGAACTATATTTGGCGGAACAACAAAAATTTCGACTGAAATTGCACAATACAATGCTTTTGCCGAAAATTATTGCAAAACAAACGGCGTAGTTTTCGTTTCTATAACAGACATCACAAAAAGAGGCATACAATCTCCGTCTTTAGTTGCAGGCGATGGTTTACATCCTTCAAACGAAGCTTATGGTTTATTTGTCGAACGTATTTTACCTCAGGTAAAAGTGGCTTTACAGGATTAA
- a CDS encoding nitrilase family protein, whose product MKNLKIATAQFENKSGDKNYNLSVIEKLSVKAASEGCDVISFHECSITGYTFARHLSKEQMLDFAEIIPSGESILKLIAIAKKNDIVILAGLFEKDENDNLFKAYVCVDKNGLVAKYRKLHPFINPYLTPGDQYCIFEIEGWKCGILICYDNNIIENVRATKLLGADIIFMPHVTMCTPSTRPGAGFVAPQLWENREADPTSLRLEFDGMKGRDWLMKWLPARAYDNAIYAVFSNPIGMDDDQLKNGCSMIIDPFGDILAECRTFDNSFATAIITAQKCIQAGGNRYIKARRPELYRDIIGQNHEPEQNVVWLNTDEKS is encoded by the coding sequence ATGAAAAATCTAAAAATAGCTACCGCTCAGTTTGAAAATAAAAGCGGCGATAAAAACTATAATTTATCTGTAATTGAAAAACTCTCTGTAAAAGCGGCCAGTGAAGGCTGCGACGTGATTTCGTTTCATGAATGTTCTATCACCGGATATACTTTTGCAAGGCATTTATCGAAAGAGCAAATGCTGGATTTTGCAGAAATTATTCCAAGCGGAGAAAGTATTTTAAAACTTATAGCTATTGCCAAAAAGAATGATATTGTAATTCTTGCAGGACTTTTTGAAAAGGATGAAAATGACAATCTTTTCAAAGCTTATGTTTGTGTTGACAAAAATGGATTGGTTGCAAAATATAGAAAACTTCATCCGTTTATAAATCCATATTTAACGCCCGGAGATCAATATTGTATTTTTGAAATTGAGGGATGGAAATGCGGAATTCTTATTTGTTACGACAACAACATTATCGAAAATGTTCGCGCAACAAAACTTCTGGGCGCTGATATTATTTTTATGCCGCACGTTACAATGTGTACGCCTTCGACCCGTCCCGGCGCTGGTTTTGTTGCACCTCAACTTTGGGAAAACCGCGAAGCCGACCCAACTTCTTTACGATTAGAATTTGACGGAATGAAAGGAAGAGACTGGTTAATGAAGTGGCTTCCGGCGAGAGCTTACGATAATGCTATTTATGCCGTTTTTTCAAACCCGATTGGTATGGATGATGACCAATTAAAAAATGGCTGCTCGATGATTATTGATCCGTTTGGAGATATACTTGCCGAATGCCGAACTTTTGATAACTCTTTTGCAACAGCAATAATTACTGCCCAAAAATGTATTCAGGCTGGAGGAAATCGTTACATAAAAGCAAGAAGACCAGAATTATATCGCGATATTATTGGGCAAAATCACGAACCGGAACAAAATGTGGTTTGGTTAAATACTGATGAAAAAAGTTAA